The following are encoded in a window of Fluviibacter phosphoraccumulans genomic DNA:
- a CDS encoding histone deacetylase family protein, with amino-acid sequence MSTAFITHADCLKHDMGDLHPEAPGRLTAIQDHLIAQGIDMYFTHYDAPLATLEQLMLVHPASHIKKVKDTAPAFGIAHLDPDTAMNPHTWQAALRSAGAGILAVDMLMDRKAENAFCAVRPPGHHCERETPMGFCFFNNIAIAAHYALTHHKLERVAIIDFDVHHGNGTENICAGDERILMCSIFQHPFYPYSGTDKPAANMVNVPLPGGSGGEELQAAVLESWIPRLDAFKPQMIFISAGFDAHYEDDMGGMKLFEKDYAWVTMQLRDVAVRHANGRIVSMLEGGYVMSALARSVATHLRALAEI; translated from the coding sequence ATGAGTACAGCATTTATTACGCATGCGGATTGTCTGAAACACGATATGGGTGATCTGCATCCGGAGGCGCCCGGTCGCCTGACGGCCATTCAGGATCATCTGATTGCCCAGGGTATTGACATGTACTTTACGCATTACGATGCGCCGTTGGCAACCTTGGAACAGTTGATGCTCGTACATCCGGCATCGCACATCAAGAAGGTCAAAGATACCGCGCCGGCTTTTGGCATTGCGCACCTTGATCCAGATACCGCCATGAACCCCCATACATGGCAGGCCGCCTTGCGTTCAGCAGGAGCAGGGATTCTGGCGGTGGATATGCTGATGGATCGTAAGGCCGAGAATGCGTTTTGCGCCGTCAGACCGCCGGGCCACCACTGTGAACGCGAAACGCCGATGGGCTTTTGCTTCTTCAACAATATCGCCATCGCCGCCCACTATGCGCTGACACACCACAAGTTGGAGCGGGTGGCGATTATTGATTTTGATGTCCACCACGGTAACGGCACGGAGAACATCTGTGCCGGGGATGAGCGCATTCTCATGTGCAGCATCTTCCAGCATCCTTTCTACCCGTATTCCGGGACCGACAAGCCCGCCGCCAATATGGTCAATGTACCGCTCCCCGGCGGTTCCGGTGGCGAGGAGCTGCAGGCGGCCGTGCTCGAATCCTGGATTCCCCGTCTGGACGCGTTTAAACCGCAGATGATTTTTATTTCAGCGGGCTTCGACGCGCACTACGAAGACGATATGGGCGGCATGAAACTCTTCGAAAAAGATTATGCCTGGGTGACCATGCAGCTACGCGATGTGGCTGTGCGCCACGCCAACGGTCGTATCGTCTCCATGCTGGAGGGCGGCTATGTCATGTCAGCGTTGGCCAGAAGCGTTGCAACCCACCTGCGGGCACTCGCTGAAATCTGA
- the dapA gene encoding 4-hydroxy-tetrahydrodipicolinate synthase: protein MITGSIVAIVTPMHDDGSLDLEAFRNLVDFHIREKTDAIVVVGTTGESPTVDVDEHCQLIEIAVKHSAGRIPIIAGTGANSTKEAIYLTQRAKDAGADAGLSVVPYYNKPSQEGLYQHYRSIAEAVELPLILYNVPGRTVADMSNDTILRLAQVPGIIGVKDATGNIDRAWDLIARAPAGFALYSGDDMTCMATILMGYHGNISVTANVAPRAMHDMCVAAAAGNAAEAVRINRPLIGLHRHLFCEANPIPVKWAVAEMGLMSHGLRLPLTPLAPAFHERVRAAMKQAGL from the coding sequence ATGATCACCGGTTCGATTGTTGCCATTGTTACCCCCATGCATGACGACGGTTCGCTGGATTTGGAAGCGTTCCGCAACTTGGTAGATTTCCACATCCGTGAAAAAACAGATGCTATCGTGGTCGTTGGCACCACCGGTGAATCACCTACGGTGGACGTCGACGAGCACTGCCAGCTCATTGAAATTGCCGTCAAGCATTCAGCAGGGCGTATTCCGATTATCGCCGGCACCGGTGCCAACTCCACCAAAGAAGCGATTTATCTGACGCAGCGTGCCAAAGATGCCGGTGCCGATGCCGGCCTGTCGGTGGTGCCTTACTACAACAAGCCGTCGCAAGAAGGCCTCTATCAGCATTATCGGAGCATTGCCGAGGCCGTTGAGTTACCGTTGATTCTTTATAACGTACCCGGTCGTACCGTTGCCGACATGAGCAACGACACCATTCTGCGCCTGGCGCAAGTGCCAGGCATTATTGGTGTGAAAGATGCCACGGGTAATATCGATCGGGCCTGGGACCTGATTGCGCGTGCCCCGGCCGGTTTTGCCCTGTACTCCGGCGATGATATGACCTGCATGGCCACCATTCTGATGGGCTACCACGGTAACATCTCGGTGACCGCCAACGTGGCGCCACGCGCCATGCACGACATGTGCGTGGCAGCAGCAGCGGGTAACGCGGCGGAAGCCGTTCGCATCAACCGGCCGCTGATTGGCTTGCATCGTCATCTGTTCTGTGAAGCCAACCCGATCCCCGTTAAATGGGCGGTTGCAGAAATGGGCCTGATGTCGCATGGCCTTCGTTTACCTCTAACGCCGCTGGCGCCAGCGTTCCACGAACGTGTGCGTGCCGCTATGAAGCAGGCAGGACTCTGA
- the bamC gene encoding outer membrane protein assembly factor BamC has translation MKLITRCTVQTAALVLASLVAGCSYLPDSKKIDYGTAAKAPPLDIPPDLTRPSNAGQYSAPNVATTGTAVFSQINAKNKVAQRQNSDETVLPEGARGVAKVERQGNQRWLVVTVPEDKAWNVTKAFWQENGFILKSENPQTGVMETDWAENRANVPGGAVQGFLGKVLGTLYSTAERDKYRTRLEKGVKPGTTDIFISHRGMVEVYVTEGKSETRWQPRDADPTLEAEMLRRLMFKFDGVDEVEAKKLAKEIDGGKTASADKAKMATAPDGGAMLVVDDNFDRSWRRIGLALDRVGFTVEDRERASGLYYVRYVDSDDKSVQEKSSGGFWSSLAFWRSKDDKVPTKVQYRISVREQQPGGPTNVIVLAPGGQADVSPIARQILDLLLQQLR, from the coding sequence ATGAAGTTAATCACCCGTTGCACGGTACAAACAGCCGCACTTGTTCTGGCAAGTTTGGTTGCCGGTTGTTCTTATTTGCCTGACTCGAAAAAAATCGACTATGGCACGGCGGCTAAAGCACCCCCGTTGGACATCCCACCGGATTTGACCCGTCCTTCGAATGCCGGTCAGTACTCGGCACCGAATGTCGCGACAACAGGCACCGCGGTGTTCTCGCAGATCAATGCCAAGAATAAAGTGGCGCAGCGCCAGAACTCGGATGAAACCGTATTGCCCGAAGGCGCGCGCGGCGTTGCCAAAGTTGAACGCCAGGGCAATCAACGCTGGTTAGTGGTCACCGTGCCGGAAGACAAAGCCTGGAATGTGACCAAGGCGTTCTGGCAGGAAAACGGCTTTATCCTCAAGAGTGAAAATCCGCAGACCGGGGTGATGGAAACGGATTGGGCAGAAAACCGCGCCAATGTGCCGGGTGGGGCCGTGCAGGGTTTCCTGGGGAAAGTGCTCGGTACCTTGTACTCCACAGCGGAACGAGACAAATACCGTACCCGCCTGGAAAAGGGCGTTAAGCCTGGTACGACCGATATCTTCATCAGCCATCGTGGCATGGTCGAAGTGTATGTCACCGAAGGTAAGAGTGAGACGCGTTGGCAGCCACGTGATGCAGACCCGACGCTCGAAGCAGAAATGTTGCGCCGCCTGATGTTCAAGTTTGATGGCGTCGACGAAGTTGAAGCCAAGAAACTGGCTAAAGAAATCGATGGTGGTAAAACCGCTTCTGCCGACAAGGCTAAGATGGCCACCGCACCGGATGGGGGTGCGATGCTGGTCGTTGACGATAACTTTGATCGCAGCTGGCGTCGTATTGGTCTGGCACTGGATCGTGTGGGCTTCACGGTGGAAGACCGTGAGCGCGCGAGCGGTTTGTACTACGTGCGCTATGTGGACTCAGACGACAAATCCGTGCAGGAAAAGAGCAGCGGCGGTTTCTGGTCCAGCCTCGCCTTCTGGCGCAGCAAAGATGACAAGGTGCCGACCAAGGTTCAGTACCGCATCAGTGTTCGCGAGCAGCAACCGGGTGGTCCGACCAACGTGATCGTTCTGGCACCGGGTGGACAGGCGGATGTATCGCCGATTGCCCGTCAGATTCTGGATCTGCTCCTCCAGCAGTTGCGGTGA
- a CDS encoding MBL fold metallo-hydrolase, which produces MIRFTSLGSGSEGNALLIEAGGPHGTRLMIDCGLPVRQALARIEARGVDPRGLDAILVTHEHGDHIGGVMALARKTGATVCLTRGTHAALHTRSAEACNGVTLRLIDSHEPFELGCVEIRPFPVPHDAREPVQYVVACGAISLGVLTDLGMLTPHVERSLQDCDGLVLEFNHDPDLLAQSTYPHSLKLRISGRYGHLCNRDAASFLAGLNLDRLQHVVAAHLSQSNNSPEHVLAAVREVLGEVPEAFYLATQADGFDWLTIEPLQA; this is translated from the coding sequence GTGATCCGTTTTACCTCTCTCGGCAGCGGTAGCGAGGGAAATGCACTACTGATCGAGGCGGGCGGTCCACACGGCACCCGCCTCATGATCGATTGCGGTTTACCTGTTCGGCAGGCGTTAGCCCGTATTGAAGCCCGTGGCGTTGATCCACGGGGACTGGACGCGATCCTGGTGACCCACGAGCATGGCGACCACATTGGTGGCGTGATGGCGTTGGCGCGTAAAACAGGGGCGACAGTCTGCCTGACTCGTGGCACGCATGCGGCATTGCATACGCGTTCAGCTGAAGCGTGTAACGGCGTCACCTTACGTCTTATTGATAGCCATGAGCCTTTCGAACTGGGCTGTGTCGAGATCAGGCCATTTCCGGTACCGCACGACGCGCGCGAGCCCGTCCAATATGTTGTTGCCTGTGGGGCGATCAGTCTGGGCGTATTAACCGACTTGGGTATGCTGACCCCGCATGTCGAACGATCCTTGCAAGACTGCGATGGATTGGTGCTGGAATTCAATCATGATCCTGACCTGCTGGCGCAGTCGACCTACCCACACAGTCTCAAATTGCGCATTTCAGGACGTTACGGCCACTTGTGTAATCGCGATGCGGCGAGCTTTCTGGCAGGGTTGAATCTGGATCGTTTGCAGCATGTCGTTGCCGCACATCTTTCGCAGTCCAACAACAGTCCGGAACACGTTTTAGCGGCGGTGCGGGAAGTGCTTGGTGAGGTGCCTGAGGCCTTTTATCTGGCCACGCAAGCAGATGGTTTTGACTGGCTGACGATTGAGCCGTTGCAAGCATAA
- the rlmD gene encoding 23S rRNA (uracil(1939)-C(5))-methyltransferase RlmD produces the protein MPVGTIESLDHAGQGIARDGGKTIFVEGALPGERVGWLSYRRKPSFEQARVTEVHRAASTRVTPRCPHFGVCGGCSLQHADPVLQIAAKQRVLEDNLRHIGNVRPSSIYSPISGPAWHYRFRARLSVRLVPKKGGVLVGFHERRSSYIADMTSCCIMPQHVSDLLLPLRALFAGMSAPDRMPQIEVAVGDNAQHPGQFDTVFLLRHLDPLTDDDKTQLAQFGQAHQVRWFLQSGGPATVAPLLPDDSPLLQYRIPNYGLTLKFAPTEFTQVNPAINHALVTKAMRLLDAQPGERIADMFCGLGNFTLPIAHSGATVVGVEGSEALVQRAAENAALNGLGNTTSFFAANLFLDCQPVLERLGKLDRMLIDPPRDGAQALVQALPDADAPRGNAPHTIVYVSCNPATLARDADMLVNTKGYEMLGAGIANMFPHTAHVESIAMFRRR, from the coding sequence ATGCCAGTTGGAACGATTGAATCGCTAGACCACGCCGGTCAGGGGATCGCCAGAGATGGCGGCAAAACCATTTTTGTTGAGGGTGCCTTGCCCGGTGAACGGGTCGGCTGGCTTAGTTATCGTCGTAAGCCCAGCTTTGAACAGGCGCGTGTTACGGAGGTTCATCGGGCCGCTTCAACACGGGTGACACCGCGTTGCCCGCACTTTGGTGTGTGTGGTGGCTGCTCCCTACAGCATGCGGATCCGGTGCTGCAGATCGCCGCCAAACAACGCGTGCTGGAAGACAACCTGCGGCATATTGGTAACGTGCGCCCTTCGTCGATTTACTCGCCGATTTCAGGGCCTGCCTGGCACTATCGATTCCGTGCCCGCCTGTCAGTCCGCCTGGTGCCTAAAAAGGGGGGCGTGCTGGTTGGCTTTCACGAGCGGCGCAGCAGCTATATTGCCGACATGACCTCGTGCTGCATCATGCCGCAACATGTTTCTGATTTACTTCTGCCTTTGCGGGCGCTATTTGCCGGCATGTCAGCCCCCGACCGTATGCCCCAGATTGAAGTGGCGGTGGGTGACAATGCCCAACACCCCGGGCAATTCGACACGGTCTTCTTGCTGCGCCATCTTGATCCCTTAACGGATGACGATAAGACGCAACTGGCTCAGTTCGGCCAGGCGCATCAGGTGCGTTGGTTTTTGCAATCGGGCGGCCCGGCTACTGTGGCACCATTGCTGCCAGACGATTCGCCACTGCTTCAATACCGGATCCCCAATTACGGCCTGACGCTCAAGTTTGCACCGACCGAATTTACGCAGGTCAATCCGGCGATTAACCATGCCTTGGTGACCAAAGCCATGCGTTTGCTCGATGCCCAGCCCGGGGAGCGGATTGCCGATATGTTCTGCGGTCTGGGTAACTTTACGTTACCCATCGCCCATAGTGGGGCAACGGTTGTAGGCGTGGAGGGCAGCGAGGCACTGGTGCAGCGGGCGGCAGAAAACGCCGCCTTGAATGGTTTGGGTAATACCACCAGTTTTTTTGCGGCGAATCTGTTCCTGGATTGCCAGCCGGTTCTGGAACGACTTGGCAAGCTCGATCGCATGCTGATCGATCCGCCGCGTGACGGCGCTCAGGCGCTGGTTCAGGCGTTGCCGGATGCTGACGCGCCGCGTGGCAACGCGCCGCACACCATTGTGTATGTGTCCTGCAACCCGGCTACCTTGGCACGCGACGCCGATATGCTGGTCAATACCAAAGGCTACGAGATGCTGGGGGCGGGTATTGCCAATATGTTCCCGCACACGGCACATGTGGAATCGATCGCCATGTTCCGGCGACGCTAA
- a CDS encoding Bax inhibitor-1/YccA family protein: MNIRSTPSFGGITINASRNQVLRNTYWLLALSLIPTVIGAVVGLSSGVPMLMAGSPIMGMLVFFGIAFGLMWAIQRNRNSGTGVLLLLAFTFFMGVMLSQILSVALGMTNGGALIAMAGSATAAIFFSLAIYTSVSKRDFSFMGNFLFAGLILLILASVANIFLAIPAMAIAISAIGALLFTGYLLFDLSRIVNGGETNYITATLAVYLDIYNLFVSLLNLLMIFNGNDRD, from the coding sequence ATGAACATTCGCTCTACGCCGTCTTTTGGCGGTATCACCATCAATGCCAGCCGCAACCAGGTACTACGCAATACCTATTGGCTGCTGGCGCTTTCGCTCATTCCTACCGTGATTGGCGCCGTTGTCGGTTTAAGCTCTGGCGTGCCGATGCTTATGGCGGGCAGCCCGATCATGGGCATGCTGGTCTTCTTTGGCATTGCCTTTGGTTTGATGTGGGCGATTCAACGTAACCGCAACAGTGGCACGGGTGTGCTGTTACTGCTGGCCTTCACCTTCTTCATGGGCGTGATGCTGTCGCAGATTCTGAGCGTGGCGCTCGGTATGACCAATGGCGGTGCACTGATTGCCATGGCTGGTAGCGCCACTGCGGCGATCTTCTTCTCCCTGGCCATTTACACCAGCGTCAGCAAGCGCGACTTCAGCTTTATGGGCAACTTCCTGTTTGCCGGCCTGATTCTGCTGATTCTCGCCTCCGTGGCTAATATCTTCCTGGCCATTCCGGCCATGGCCATCGCCATCTCGGCGATCGGTGCCCTGCTTTTCACGGGTTATCTGCTGTTTGACCTGAGCCGTATCGTGAACGGCGGTGAAACCAACTACATTACGGCAACCCTGGCGGTGTATCTGGACATTTACAACCTGTTCGTTAGCCTGCTCAACCTGCTGATGATCTTTAACGGCAACGACCGCGACTAA
- a CDS encoding UDP-2,3-diacylglucosamine diphosphatase, translating into MIFFASDVHLASDTPAITARFLSFLERARREAQSVYLLGDIFESWVGDEDLGLKAYKPVFQALKETVQAGVAVYFMAGNRDFMVSDHVLAELGLIRLEDPYILSTTTWQFVLSHGDLYCTGDVPYQKFRARVRDPQTQARFLRLPYWLRRSIATWLRWRSKGRRYDAQTQMMTDVSQGTVEDEARRYGYATLIHGHTHRPATHDLFVDGIHVERWVMADWSADRGEYLTWNDTELSRQSI; encoded by the coding sequence ATGATTTTCTTTGCGTCCGATGTCCATCTGGCTTCGGACACCCCGGCGATTACGGCACGCTTCCTGAGCTTTCTGGAACGTGCCCGCCGGGAGGCTCAGTCGGTCTATCTGCTGGGCGACATTTTTGAATCATGGGTGGGCGATGAAGACCTGGGTCTTAAAGCCTATAAACCGGTATTCCAGGCACTGAAAGAAACGGTTCAGGCAGGCGTTGCAGTTTACTTCATGGCCGGCAACCGGGATTTCATGGTCAGCGACCATGTGCTGGCCGAACTGGGCTTGATCCGGCTGGAAGACCCTTACATCCTTTCGACCACCACCTGGCAGTTTGTCTTATCGCACGGCGATCTTTACTGCACGGGCGATGTGCCATACCAGAAGTTTCGTGCCCGGGTGCGCGACCCGCAAACACAGGCACGCTTTCTCCGCCTACCCTACTGGTTACGACGCAGCATTGCCACCTGGCTGCGCTGGCGGAGCAAGGGCCGTCGTTACGATGCCCAGACCCAAATGATGACGGATGTCAGCCAAGGCACCGTTGAGGACGAAGCCCGCCGCTACGGCTATGCCACGCTGATTCATGGCCACACGCACCGCCCCGCCACGCATGATCTGTTTGTTGACGGCATCCATGTTGAGCGCTGGGTTATGGCCGATTGGTCGGCGGATCGTGGCGAATATCTGACCTGGAATGACACAGAATTGTCACGCCAAAGCATTTAA
- a CDS encoding peptidylprolyl isomerase, which translates to MQTVILNTNFGPITVELDSEHAPKSVENFLSYAKDGSYNNTVFHRVINGFMIQGGGFEPGMKQKPTKAPIKNEANNGLKNMTGTLAMARTSDPHSATAQFFINVADNDFLNFKSESPQGWGYAVFGKVTDGMDVVNKIKAVKTGTSGFHQDVPKDDVIIQSVTIK; encoded by the coding sequence ATGCAAACCGTTATTCTGAACACCAACTTTGGTCCGATTACCGTTGAACTCGACAGCGAACATGCGCCGAAATCCGTAGAAAACTTTTTGTCGTACGCCAAAGACGGTTCGTACAACAATACGGTGTTTCATCGCGTCATCAATGGCTTCATGATCCAGGGCGGCGGTTTTGAGCCAGGCATGAAGCAGAAACCCACCAAAGCGCCGATCAAGAACGAAGCCAATAACGGCCTGAAAAATATGACCGGCACGCTGGCCATGGCCCGCACCAGTGACCCGCATTCGGCGACGGCCCAGTTTTTTATTAACGTGGCTGACAATGATTTTCTCAACTTCAAGAGTGAATCGCCACAGGGTTGGGGCTATGCCGTCTTTGGCAAAGTGACCGACGGTATGGATGTCGTGAACAAGATCAAGGCCGTTAAAACCGGTACCAGCGGCTTCCATCAGGACGTCCCTAAAGATGACGTGATCATTCAGTCGGTCACCATTAAATGA
- the cysS gene encoding cysteine--tRNA ligase — MLSIYNTLAREKTPLQPIHPGQVRMYVCGMTVYDFCHLGHARVMVVFDMVYRWLRAQGYQVEYVRNITDIDDKIIARANERGESIQQLTDRYIAAMHEDSDALGVLRPTQEPRATEYVQEMLDLIGTLEDKGLAYQGGDGDVNFAVRKFPGYGKLSGKSLDDLRAGERVAVASAKEDPLDFVLWKHAKAGEPAWPSAWGDGRPGWHIECSAMSSTLLGNHFDIHGGGADLQFPHHENEIAQSEGAHGGTFANIWMHNGFIRVEKDGIEEKMSKSLGNFFTIRDVLKVYDPEIIRFFILRAQYRSPLNYSTAHLDDAANALERLYTALRNVPPAADAAVDWQSPYGLKFTMAMNDDFNTPEAMAVLFELAQAVNREQSADLAAQLKALAGVLGLLQRAPEAFLQRSTGADAEGLTPEQIEARIQERLAARKAKDFATADRVRKALLEAGVVLEDTPQGTIWRRA, encoded by the coding sequence ATGCTCTCGATCTATAACACCCTGGCCCGCGAAAAAACCCCGTTGCAACCGATTCATCCGGGGCAGGTGCGCATGTACGTCTGTGGCATGACCGTTTACGACTTCTGTCACCTGGGCCACGCCCGTGTGATGGTGGTATTCGATATGGTCTATCGCTGGCTCAGGGCGCAAGGCTATCAGGTGGAATACGTCCGTAATATTACGGATATTGATGACAAAATCATCGCCCGCGCTAACGAGCGCGGCGAAAGCATTCAGCAGCTGACCGACCGCTACATCGCGGCAATGCATGAAGACAGCGATGCACTGGGTGTGTTGCGTCCGACCCAAGAGCCGCGCGCCACCGAATACGTGCAGGAAATGCTCGATCTGATCGGTACCCTGGAAGACAAAGGCCTCGCCTATCAGGGCGGGGATGGCGATGTGAACTTTGCCGTACGCAAGTTCCCCGGTTACGGCAAGCTCTCGGGCAAATCACTCGACGATCTGCGGGCCGGTGAGCGCGTGGCCGTGGCCAGCGCCAAAGAAGACCCACTCGATTTTGTACTCTGGAAGCACGCCAAAGCCGGTGAGCCGGCCTGGCCATCAGCGTGGGGCGATGGTCGTCCGGGCTGGCACATCGAGTGTTCGGCTATGAGCAGCACCTTGCTCGGCAATCATTTTGATATTCATGGGGGCGGTGCTGATTTGCAGTTCCCGCATCATGAGAATGAAATTGCCCAGTCCGAAGGCGCCCATGGCGGTACTTTTGCCAACATCTGGATGCACAACGGCTTTATCCGTGTTGAGAAAGACGGCATCGAAGAAAAGATGTCCAAATCGCTGGGCAACTTCTTCACCATCCGTGATGTACTCAAGGTCTATGACCCGGAAATCATCCGTTTCTTTATTCTGCGTGCGCAGTACCGTAGCCCGCTGAACTATTCAACCGCCCATCTGGATGATGCTGCCAACGCGCTGGAACGTCTCTATACCGCTTTACGTAACGTGCCACCTGCAGCAGATGCTGCCGTCGATTGGCAAAGTCCGTATGGCCTGAAGTTCACCATGGCCATGAACGACGACTTCAACACGCCAGAAGCCATGGCCGTATTGTTTGAACTGGCCCAAGCCGTCAATCGTGAGCAAAGCGCTGATTTGGCTGCGCAGCTTAAAGCGCTAGCCGGCGTACTGGGGCTCTTGCAACGCGCACCGGAAGCATTCTTGCAGCGTTCTACCGGTGCCGATGCCGAAGGCCTGACGCCTGAGCAGATCGAAGCCCGTATCCAGGAACGTTTGGCTGCCCGCAAAGCCAAAGACTTCGCCACCGCTGACCGCGTTCGGAAGGCACTGTTGGAAGCCGGAGTGGTGCTGGAAGATACGCCGCAGGGCACGATCTGGCGTCGTGCCTGA
- a CDS encoding MFS transporter yields MPDLANTPARSERAMLLILAGIQFCHILDFMIMMPLGPFLISALGISTHEFALLVASYSFSAAVAGLLMAPVVDRFERKRFLLGIFLAFAVATLLCALAPGFVTLLIARGLAGIFGGMMGAMVHTIVADAIPFERRAKATGLVATAFSVSSIAGVPLSLLMADAMGWQAPFLLIALLSAGLIWFGYKALPEFHGHLNTRHEGRAIRQMIAVAIEPNHMKAMLLTALVIFGGFTVIPYITLYAIANVGIAADQIPLIYFLGGAATLLTARLIGALADRLGKVIMFRVVAIAACLPVLLVTNIGSVSLMAWLAITTLFFILVSGRMVPLLAIVGAAVKPQERGAFLSLNATVQSMAMGLASMVGGVFITQTSDGVISGYGWVGLVAASFNVLAALWVSRVAIRD; encoded by the coding sequence GTGCCTGACCTAGCTAATACGCCGGCGCGTTCCGAACGCGCCATGCTGCTCATTCTGGCCGGTATCCAGTTCTGTCACATTCTGGATTTCATGATCATGATGCCGCTGGGGCCGTTTCTCATCAGCGCCCTCGGTATCTCCACGCATGAGTTTGCCCTACTGGTTGCCAGTTATAGCTTTAGTGCGGCCGTGGCCGGCCTGCTCATGGCACCCGTAGTGGATCGCTTCGAACGCAAGCGATTTTTACTGGGCATCTTTTTAGCCTTTGCCGTTGCCACCTTGCTTTGTGCGCTGGCGCCGGGCTTTGTTACCTTGCTCATTGCCCGTGGTTTGGCCGGCATCTTCGGGGGCATGATGGGCGCCATGGTGCATACCATCGTGGCCGATGCCATCCCCTTTGAGCGCCGCGCCAAAGCTACCGGTTTAGTGGCCACCGCCTTTTCGGTGTCGAGTATTGCGGGCGTACCGCTATCGTTATTGATGGCCGATGCTATGGGCTGGCAAGCGCCGTTTTTGTTGATTGCGCTGCTCAGCGCCGGGCTGATCTGGTTTGGCTATAAAGCACTGCCCGAGTTTCACGGACATCTCAATACGCGGCACGAAGGGCGTGCCATTCGCCAGATGATCGCCGTTGCCATAGAGCCTAATCATATGAAGGCCATGCTGTTAACCGCACTGGTTATCTTTGGCGGTTTTACTGTCATTCCGTACATCACCCTTTATGCCATCGCCAATGTCGGCATTGCCGCCGACCAGATACCGTTGATTTATTTTCTGGGCGGCGCGGCCACACTGCTCACCGCCCGATTGATCGGTGCCCTAGCCGACCGCCTGGGTAAAGTCATCATGTTCCGGGTTGTCGCTATCGCTGCCTGTTTACCGGTTTTGCTGGTCACCAACATCGGGTCGGTGAGCTTGATGGCCTGGTTGGCCATCACCACGCTGTTCTTTATCTTGGTCTCTGGCCGCATGGTGCCCTTGCTGGCCATTGTCGGTGCGGCGGTTAAACCGCAGGAACGAGGCGCATTTTTATCGCTCAACGCCACCGTGCAATCTATGGCCATGGGCTTGGCCAGTATGGTGGGTGGTGTGTTTATTACCCAGACGTCAGACGGTGTTATTAGCGGTTACGGTTGGGTAGGGCTAGTTGCCGCCAGCTTCAATGTCCTGGCGGCATTGTGGGTCAGTCGGGTGGCCATCAGGGACTGA
- a CDS encoding CopG family transcriptional regulator: MANNTVRSTIYLDSELHQALRVKAAVAHKSISEIVNESIRESLREDEADLKAFELRAAEEPMPYETFLAKLKADGTI, encoded by the coding sequence ATGGCAAATAATACTGTTCGATCAACGATTTACCTTGACTCCGAGCTTCATCAGGCGCTTCGTGTTAAGGCTGCCGTTGCACATAAATCGATCTCGGAAATTGTTAACGAGTCGATTCGTGAATCATTGCGCGAAGATGAGGCAGACTTAAAAGCATTTGAACTGCGCGCTGCAGAGGAACCGATGCCTTATGAAACATTTCTGGCCAAGCTAAAAGCCGATGGCACTATTTGA
- a CDS encoding type II toxin-antitoxin system RelE family toxin, translating to MALFELRVRPSVAKDLKAIPRQSVLRVLDKIESLREDPRPVGSEKLSGMERYRIRQGCYRIIYSIFDDEIVVEIVKVGHRKDVYR from the coding sequence ATGGCACTATTTGAGTTGCGGGTTCGCCCTTCAGTCGCCAAAGATCTGAAGGCCATCCCAAGGCAAAGTGTGCTGCGCGTTCTCGATAAGATCGAAAGTCTTCGGGAGGATCCTAGGCCAGTTGGCTCCGAAAAATTGAGCGGGATGGAGCGCTACCGAATTCGACAAGGGTGCTACCGAATTATCTATAGCATCTTCGACGATGAAATCGTGGTTGAGATTGTCAAAGTTGGGCATCGCAAAGACGTATACCGGTAA
- a CDS encoding type II toxin-antitoxin system PemK/MazF family toxin — protein MGFEQFDVVRVPFPFTDRTATKNRPALVLSQSVFSNAADHSVLVMVTSAMNDWPLDCPIKDLQAAGLPAPSRIRFKLFTLDNRLIRGKIGALSAADRQAFKKQFDRLVATS, from the coding sequence GTGGGCTTTGAACAATTCGACGTGGTCAGAGTGCCCTTCCCGTTCACGGATCGTACTGCTACTAAAAACAGACCTGCACTGGTTCTCTCTCAATCCGTCTTTAGTAATGCAGCAGACCATTCAGTGCTTGTGATGGTCACCTCGGCGATGAATGATTGGCCTTTGGACTGCCCCATAAAAGACCTGCAAGCCGCAGGTTTGCCAGCACCCTCAAGAATCCGCTTCAAACTCTTCACGCTCGACAACAGACTGATACGAGGAAAGATTGGTGCACTTTCCGCCGCTGATAGACAAGCATTCAAAAAGCAATTTGATCGATTGGTCGCAACAAGCTGA